A DNA window from Microcystis aeruginosa NIES-843 contains the following coding sequences:
- a CDS encoding IS701-like element ISMae34 family transposase, protein MKETTPAAMPPCFDRWCRRFDNCFKNEAQKNGFRQYLGGLLGESERKNLTQMANNAVGVVYNRLHHFLTESPWSDRQVNECRLQVMNQCRQTQIPRGFSLIVDDSGHRKSGNLTAGVGRQYLGEIGKTDNGIVAVTTHLYDGKKSVPLDIEIYQPASSLAEGKEDKEFKKKPEIAIDLIDRSLTRGYRPKIVLIDAGYGNNTNFLKALEERKLKYLGGLAKNRKVIIEKEGGVEETIQLEQLAKSLSEKDWEKITLNLDKEKTVWVAVFRAKISQLEGERNLAIVMNASSMEKATEVDYFITNVVEADTVTASWIVRTYTERNWVEVFYREAKGWLGLREYQVRDKRSLLRHFILVFCAYTFILWHKLTGGLQRQWANRPLNTFVEALEAFRTAMSFRFFEWLTENRDVFAAYKASLGFVWA, encoded by the coding sequence ATGAAAGAGACAACCCCAGCCGCGATGCCCCCATGCTTTGACCGATGGTGTCGGCGGTTTGACAATTGCTTCAAAAACGAAGCGCAAAAAAACGGCTTCAGACAATATTTAGGAGGATTATTAGGGGAAAGTGAGAGGAAAAACCTCACTCAAATGGCCAATAATGCCGTCGGAGTAGTTTATAACCGATTACATCACTTTTTGACCGAATCTCCCTGGTCAGACCGTCAGGTGAATGAATGTCGGTTGCAAGTGATGAACCAATGCCGCCAGACGCAAATCCCCCGAGGATTTTCCCTGATTGTCGATGACTCAGGACATCGAAAAAGTGGCAATCTGACCGCCGGAGTTGGCAGGCAGTACCTAGGAGAAATTGGCAAGACAGACAACGGAATAGTCGCCGTCACTACCCATCTCTACGACGGCAAAAAAAGTGTCCCCCTAGACATTGAAATTTATCAACCGGCTAGTTCCTTAGCCGAGGGGAAAGAAGACAAAGAATTTAAGAAGAAACCAGAGATAGCGATAGATTTAATTGACCGGAGCTTAACCAGAGGCTATCGACCGAAAATCGTCTTAATAGATGCTGGTTATGGCAACAACACAAATTTTCTCAAAGCCCTGGAAGAAAGAAAGCTAAAATACTTAGGAGGATTGGCAAAAAATCGAAAAGTAATTATTGAAAAAGAAGGGGGTGTGGAAGAAACAATCCAGCTTGAGCAACTAGCAAAAAGCCTATCAGAAAAGGATTGGGAGAAAATCACCCTAAATCTAGATAAAGAAAAAACGGTTTGGGTAGCGGTATTCAGAGCGAAAATATCTCAACTAGAAGGAGAAAGGAACTTGGCGATCGTCATGAATGCAAGTTCAATGGAAAAAGCCACAGAGGTGGACTATTTCATCACCAATGTAGTTGAGGCAGATACAGTAACAGCTTCGTGGATAGTGAGGACTTACACCGAAAGAAATTGGGTGGAAGTATTCTACCGAGAAGCCAAAGGATGGTTAGGGTTAAGGGAATATCAAGTCAGGGATAAACGAAGCTTACTTCGTCATTTTATCCTGGTGTTTTGTGCCTATACATTTATCCTGTGGCATAAGTTAACTGGGGGATTGCAAAGGCAGTGGGCGAATCGACCTTTAAACACTTTTGTGGAAGCCTTGGAAGCTTTTCGGACAGCGATGTCTTTCCGTTTCTTTGAGTGGCTGACCGAGAATCGGGATGTGTTTGCCGCTTACAAAGCCAGTTTAGGCTTTGTTTGGGCTTGA
- the tumA gene encoding antitoxin TumA codes for MRKQTIQYTSSLDALIAVAKRLSVYENQHKMDSEDFYNQYNQGTLSDDIIFIEWANDYRHYLALRQELEQILNHAA; via the coding sequence ATGCGTAAACAGACCATTCAATATACATCATCTTTAGATGCTTTGATTGCTGTTGCCAAGCGACTTAGCGTTTATGAGAATCAACATAAAATGGATTCCGAAGATTTTTATAACCAATACAATCAGGGAACATTATCAGATGATATAATATTTATAGAATGGGCAAACGATTATCGTCATTACCTTGCTTTGCGTCAAGAATTAGAACAAATATTAAATCATGCTGCTTAA
- a CDS encoding IS630-like element ISMae25 family transposase (programmed frameshift) — protein MGRGRRDKVNLTGEQRENLEQISRNGYAPAKKILHARILLMCDEGEQAKRKWTDEEIGEALEVHRNTVGRIRQRFLQKGEKPALERKSRKTPPTPAKVDGAAAAQIIALCCSEPPSGRAEWTIRLLTSELKQRQIITEISSPTVWRTPKKNQLRPWKTQRYCIPEQDLARFVAQMEVVLDLYGTQPSEEEPLIAMDEASKQLLGEVYPPIPMQPGQDKKEDYHYSREGVQALFMFFDPHRGWRRVSNRDSRTRIDWAEEIRQLLDVDYPKARKVKLVCDNLNTHNIASLYEAFPAPVAHRLARRLEIYYTPRNGSWLNVAETELSVLSRQCLDRRISSKEELKREIETWQKERNQTASTVIWTFTTSDARVKLKHLYPVFEEEESGESIAPN, from the exons ATGGGAAGAGGTCGGCGAGATAAAGTCAATCTAACAGGGGAACAAAGAGAAAACCTCGAACAAATCAGTCGTAATGGCTATGCACCAGCTAAAAAAATTCTCCACGCTCGGATTTTGCTGATGTGTGACGAGGGAGAACAGGCGAAAAGGAAATGGACAGATGAAGAAATAGGCGAAGCTTTAGAAGTTCATAGAAATACAGTGGGACGTATTCGTCAAAGATTTCTTCAAAAAGGCGAAAAACCAGCATTAGAACGGAAATCGAGAAAAACTCCCCCCACTCCGGCAAAAGTTGATGGAGCCGCCGCCGCCCAAATCATTGCCCTGTGCTGTTCGGAGCCACCATCTGGCCGAGCCGAGTGGACAATCCGACTATTAACCTCGGAACTCAAACAAAGACAAATTATCACCGAGATTTCCAGTCCAACGGTGTGGCGTACTC CTAAAAAAAACCAATTACGCCCTTGGAAAACCCAAAGATACTGTATTCCGGAACAGGATTTAGCCCGATTTGTTGCCCAGATGGAAGTTGTCCTTGACCTGTATGGCACTCAGCCATCGGAAGAAGAACCGTTAATCGCGATGGATGAAGCATCAAAGCAACTACTTGGAGAAGTTTACCCTCCGATACCCATGCAACCTGGACAAGATAAAAAAGAAGACTATCACTATAGTCGTGAAGGGGTTCAAGCCTTGTTCATGTTTTTTGACCCCCATCGAGGATGGAGACGGGTGAGTAACCGAGATAGTCGAACCCGAATAGATTGGGCAGAAGAAATTCGTCAATTATTGGATGTGGACTATCCAAAGGCTCGAAAAGTCAAGCTCGTCTGTGATAATCTCAACACTCATAACATAGCCTCGCTTTATGAAGCATTTCCAGCACCCGTTGCTCATCGTTTAGCTAGAAGACTGGAAATTTATTACACACCTCGTAATGGTAGCTGGTTAAATGTAGCCGAAACTGAACTAAGCGTCTTATCGAGGCAATGTTTAGATAGAAGGATTTCTAGCAAGGAAGAACTGAAAAGGGAGATAGAAACCTGGCAAAAAGAACGTAATCAGACTGCATCTACAGTAATATGGACGTTTACGACCAGCGATGCTAGGGTCAAGCTGAAACATCTTTATCCTGTGTTTGAGGAGGAGGAATCGGGAGAATCTATTGCACCAAATTAG
- a CDS encoding beta strand repeat-containing protein, producing MTYNTATGSGTITVGTETDTFTSIESFDGFKGTEYNDVIFGGTASEYWGALSGGGGNDTISGNAGFDYIYGENGNDVLNGGDDSDYLYGGDGNDVLNGGAGSDNILGGNGNDLLNGDAGDDYFTGDEGDNDTINGGAGSDSYAADYSYGSSGLTMTYDTAGSGTITVGTETDTFTSIESFNGFKGTDYNDVIFGGTRVYYYETLYGGSGNDTISGNAGGDYIYGENGNDVLNGGDGYDDLYGGNGNDTLQGTDGGTGEYDDLVGGSGNDRFILADTTKTFYDDGLTATEGTSDYATIADFSTIDDIIQLRGSSSDYLLTVSGSTTKLYINKPGNEADELIAYISNQTALSLTASYFSYVSSPTLPSITLAVSPASVTEDGTTNLVYTFTRTGVTTDALTVNYTVSGTATNGTDYASIPTSVTFAAGSSTATVTVDPTADTTVESDETVILTLAAGTGYTIGTTTPVTGTITNDDLILPSITLAISPSSVTEDGTSNLIYIFIRTGDTTNPLTVNYSIGGTATNGTDYTLLPTSVTFEANSAIATVTVDPTADTIVESDETVILALAAGTGYTVGTPNAATGTINNDDTSVTSQLSINDITVVEGKDNNAILTVTVDNPNPQPITFNYTTAPINATANVDYTSKTGTITIAPNTATATISIPLLNDNLNEPDEVFTVTLSNPVNATVNPDEAIGQVIITDTLQSAITRTLPNNVENLRLIGTNNINGTGNAGNNKITGNSGNNQINGRAGIDTLTGGLGADTFIFQFGQSTISTSDRITDFAINSDKIDLLTQGGLPMSAPSSFSRAANSTVTTLQNLVNQVFTDANGATTGNQELAVNSAALVQVTTGAIAGTYLVINDSTDGFQSSNDLLMNITGFTGTLPALGSIPVGNFFV from the coding sequence ATGACCTACAATACCGCTACCGGGAGTGGGACGATTACTGTCGGTACAGAAACTGATACCTTTACTTCGATTGAGAGTTTTGATGGGTTTAAGGGAACTGAGTATAATGATGTCATTTTTGGCGGGACAGCAAGTGAATATTGGGGCGCTCTCTCAGGTGGAGGTGGTAACGATACTATTTCAGGTAATGCTGGTTTTGACTACATTTATGGAGAGAATGGGAATGATGTCCTGAATGGTGGAGATGATTCTGATTATCTTTATGGTGGTGATGGCAATGATGTCCTGAATGGGGGTGCTGGTAGTGACAACATTCTTGGTGGTAATGGTAATGATCTCCTCAATGGTGATGCAGGAGATGATTACTTTACCGGCGATGAAGGCGATAATGACACGATAAATGGTGGTGCTGGTAGTGATAGTTATGCTGCTGACTACAGCTATGGTAGTAGTGGTTTAACCATGACCTACGACACCGCTGGGAGTGGGACGATTACTGTCGGTACAGAAACTGATACCTTTACTTCGATTGAGAGTTTTAACGGGTTTAAGGGAACTGATTATAATGATGTCATTTTTGGCGGTACACGAGTTTACTACTATGAAACTTTGTATGGTGGAAGTGGTAACGATACTATTTCAGGTAATGCTGGTGGTGACTACATTTATGGAGAGAATGGGAATGATGTCCTGAATGGTGGAGATGGTTATGATGATCTTTATGGTGGTAATGGGAATGACACCCTACAAGGAACAGATGGCGGTACAGGAGAATATGATGATTTAGTAGGAGGTTCAGGAAACGATCGCTTTATCCTTGCAGATACGACAAAGACCTTCTATGATGACGGTTTGACAGCTACTGAAGGTACTAGCGACTACGCGACAATTGCCGACTTTAGCACCATTGATGATATAATTCAGCTACGGGGTTCAAGTAGTGACTATCTCTTAACAGTTTCTGGTTCCACTACTAAGCTCTACATCAACAAACCAGGAAACGAAGCAGATGAACTGATTGCTTATATCAGTAATCAAACAGCATTAAGTCTAACTGCTAGTTATTTTAGCTATGTTTCTAGTCCGACTCTTCCCAGTATTACCCTTGCAGTTTCTCCCGCAAGTGTGACAGAAGATGGGACAACTAACTTAGTCTATACCTTCACCCGTACCGGAGTAACCACTGATGCTTTAACTGTTAACTATACAGTTAGTGGGACAGCAACCAATGGAACCGATTACGCTTCTATTCCCACCAGTGTCACCTTTGCTGCTGGTTCATCCACTGCGACTGTAACAGTTGACCCGACTGCTGATACTACAGTAGAAAGTGATGAAACTGTTATTTTAACCCTCGCTGCGGGGACAGGTTATACAATAGGTACGACTACTCCAGTTACGGGGACAATTACGAATGATGATCTCATACTTCCTAGTATTACTCTTGCGATTTCTCCTAGTAGTGTTACTGAAGACGGGACAAGTAATCTCATCTATATCTTCATTCGTACAGGAGATACAACTAATCCCTTAACGGTTAACTATAGTATTGGTGGGACAGCAACCAACGGAACCGATTACACTTTGCTTCCTACCAGTGTCACCTTCGAGGCTAATTCTGCGATTGCTACCGTAACCGTTGACCCCACTGCTGACACAATAGTAGAAAGTGATGAAACTGTCATTTTAGCCCTTGCTGCGGGGACAGGTTATACAGTAGGTACTCCTAACGCAGCCACGGGAACAATTAATAATGACGATACCAGTGTCACCTCGCAACTCTCCATCAATGACATCACCGTAGTGGAAGGTAAAGATAATAATGCCATCCTCACCGTCACAGTTGATAACCCCAATCCACAACCAATTACCTTCAACTATACCACCGCACCCATTAACGCTACCGCTAATGTAGATTACACTAGCAAAACTGGAACTATCACCATTGCACCTAATACTGCCACCGCTACTATTAGCATTCCCCTCCTCAATGATAACCTCAATGAACCTGATGAAGTCTTCACCGTCACCCTCTCCAATCCGGTTAATGCTACCGTTAATCCCGACGAAGCAATTGGACAGGTAATTATTACTGACACCCTACAAAGCGCAATTACTCGCACCTTACCCAACAATGTCGAAAACCTCAGACTAATTGGCACTAATAATATTAATGGTACAGGTAACGCTGGTAACAATAAAATCACCGGAAATAGTGGCAATAATCAAATCAATGGACGTGCGGGAATTGATACCTTAACCGGTGGTTTAGGTGCAGATACTTTCATCTTCCAATTTGGCCAATCTACCATATCAACAAGCGATCGTATCACAGATTTTGCCATCAATAGTGATAAAATCGACTTATTAACTCAAGGTGGACTTCCCATGAGTGCGCCTAGTAGTTTCAGTCGAGCTGCTAATAGCACTGTCACCACTTTACAGAATTTAGTCAATCAGGTATTTACTGATGCCAATGGAGCCACTACAGGTAATCAAGAATTAGCGGTTAATAGTGCCGCCTTAGTGCAAGTAACAACTGGTGCGATCGCTGGAACTTACCTCGTTATTAATGATAGCACAGATGGCTTCCAATCCAGCAATGATTTATTAATGAATATCACCGGATTTACTGGTACTTTACCTGCTTTAGGGAGCATTCCAGTGGGTAATTTCTTTGTTTAA
- a CDS encoding IS1634 family transposase, producing MNQSTEIEVKNLDHLGLVAGIIDEIGIVEIINEQVSIERGEIVTAGQVVKAIILNGLGFVSRALYLFPQFFEDKATEHLLGEGIEAKHLNDDKIGRVMDKLYQLDVSGIFLLISLAAVKKFGVATENSHLDSTSLSVEGEYKKEYPTVEILKSGAVGEEIETRQQPIKITYGYSRDRRPDLKQFMIDLIVSGDGDVPLFLKVGDGNEADKAVFGQIAREFKKQVDFDSLIVGDSALYSKENLKLMKEMRWLSRVPLSIKEAQELVDSISEKELTDSEIPGYSWRETSSNYGGIEQRWLLVESQARQESDLKKLEKKIEQEKNSAQEKIRQLSRREFENRAVALAIAKGLSDSLKSHQLTEIKVNLIPPESQQSKLKSKDDLPSQSYQVQAELELNLAAIERLKKRAGRFVLATNDLEKKRLSSEDILKKYKGQQAPERGFSFLKDPCFFAHSVFLKSPHRIEVMAMLMGLCLLVYTIGQRQLRLSLKQQETGLKNPLGKLTDRPTLRWIFQCFQGIHLVRIQDNQKISNLTDERRNILRFFPKPCQEYYLLS from the coding sequence ATGAATCAATCAACAGAAATTGAAGTCAAAAATCTAGACCATCTGGGATTAGTAGCCGGAATTATCGATGAAATAGGAATCGTTGAAATTATCAACGAACAAGTCTCAATTGAGCGAGGAGAAATTGTCACAGCGGGGCAAGTCGTGAAAGCAATTATCCTGAATGGATTGGGATTTGTCTCCCGAGCCTTGTATTTATTTCCTCAATTTTTTGAAGATAAAGCAACCGAACATCTGCTGGGAGAAGGCATCGAAGCAAAACACCTGAATGATGATAAAATTGGTCGAGTAATGGACAAACTTTATCAACTGGATGTTTCGGGTATTTTCCTACTCATCAGTTTAGCCGCCGTGAAAAAATTTGGTGTAGCAACCGAGAACTCCCATTTAGATTCGACTTCTCTATCAGTAGAAGGAGAATATAAAAAGGAATACCCAACAGTAGAAATCCTGAAATCAGGAGCAGTGGGAGAAGAAATTGAAACCAGACAACAGCCAATAAAAATTACCTACGGATACTCCCGCGACCGAAGACCTGACTTAAAACAATTTATGATTGACTTAATCGTAAGTGGGGATGGAGATGTACCTTTATTCCTGAAAGTAGGGGACGGAAATGAAGCGGACAAAGCGGTTTTTGGTCAAATCGCCCGAGAATTTAAAAAACAAGTTGACTTTGACAGTTTAATAGTCGGCGATAGCGCCCTCTATAGCAAAGAGAATTTAAAACTAATGAAAGAAATGCGTTGGTTGTCTCGAGTACCATTAAGCATTAAAGAGGCTCAAGAGTTAGTCGATAGCATCTCAGAAAAAGAGTTAACCGATTCAGAAATACCGGGTTATTCCTGGCGGGAAACAAGCTCTAACTATGGGGGTATAGAACAAAGATGGTTGCTAGTTGAAAGTCAAGCTAGACAAGAATCAGACTTGAAAAAATTAGAGAAAAAAATCGAGCAAGAAAAGAATTCTGCCCAAGAAAAAATCCGGCAACTATCCCGAAGAGAATTTGAGAATAGAGCGGTGGCGTTGGCGATAGCCAAAGGATTATCTGACTCCTTAAAATCTCATCAGTTAACGGAGATTAAAGTCAATCTCATTCCGCCTGAGTCTCAGCAGTCAAAACTCAAATCAAAAGACGATTTGCCCTCTCAAAGCTATCAAGTTCAAGCCGAATTAGAGTTGAATTTGGCAGCGATTGAGAGGCTAAAGAAACGAGCAGGACGATTCGTTTTAGCAACTAACGATTTGGAGAAAAAACGATTGAGCAGTGAGGATATACTCAAAAAATATAAGGGGCAACAAGCTCCGGAAAGAGGATTTTCTTTTCTCAAAGACCCCTGCTTTTTTGCCCACAGTGTCTTTCTCAAATCTCCCCATAGAATCGAGGTCATGGCCATGCTCATGGGCTTGTGCCTGCTGGTTTATACTATTGGTCAAAGACAACTTCGTTTAAGTTTAAAACAGCAGGAGACGGGACTGAAAAATCCGTTGGGTAAGTTAACTGACCGACCGACGTTACGCTGGATATTTCAGTGCTTTCAAGGGATTCATCTCGTCCGTATTCAAGACAATCAAAAGATTAGCAACTTAACGGATGAGAGGCGCAACATTTTGAGATTTTTTCCCAAACCTTGCCAGGAATATTATCTCTTATCTTGA
- a CDS encoding IS30-like element ISMae39 family transposase, whose translation MSHQHLNIEQRNLLYQLSQEGNLSQRQMAVWLGCHQSTISRELKRNQSSLGCYLPDTAQAQSETRRKNAKQPFKNVSESALELVKEGLKDYHSPEQIAGRLKRASQESLSHETIYQMIYQNYHGCGEYQKYLRRGLCQRKSRGGAKSKRGGIPGRVDISERPVIADQKTEIGHWESDTMIGGNHLGVLVTHVDKASKFLGAGLAKNKTASEINRVTEKLFQEIHPDKRKTFTCDNGKEFCGHQELSQKLGADFYFATPYHSWERGLNEHTKGLLRQFFPKGTNFKIVKPEEVERAVNLINNRPRKCLDYRTPNEVFYKGRSDSDAIQT comes from the coding sequence ATGAGCCACCAACATCTTAACATAGAACAAAGAAACTTGCTCTACCAACTTAGTCAGGAGGGAAATTTATCTCAACGGCAAATGGCCGTCTGGCTCGGATGTCATCAAAGCACAATATCACGGGAATTAAAAAGGAATCAAAGTTCCCTTGGCTGCTATCTACCTGACACAGCACAAGCTCAAAGCGAGACAAGGCGAAAAAATGCCAAACAACCCTTTAAAAATGTCAGCGAGTCAGCCTTAGAGTTGGTCAAAGAAGGATTGAAAGATTATCATAGTCCCGAACAAATAGCAGGTCGTCTGAAAAGAGCCAGTCAAGAATCTCTCAGTCACGAAACCATCTATCAAATGATCTATCAGAACTATCACGGATGTGGAGAGTACCAGAAATATTTACGCCGGGGGCTTTGTCAAAGAAAGAGTCGAGGCGGAGCAAAAAGTAAGCGTGGAGGGATTCCAGGGCGTGTAGATATCAGCGAGCGACCAGTAATTGCTGACCAGAAAACTGAAATCGGTCATTGGGAAAGTGACACAATGATTGGAGGCAATCATCTAGGAGTTCTCGTTACTCATGTAGATAAAGCCTCGAAATTTTTAGGAGCAGGATTAGCCAAAAACAAAACCGCATCGGAAATCAATAGAGTCACAGAAAAACTTTTTCAAGAGATTCACCCTGACAAAAGAAAAACCTTTACTTGTGACAACGGCAAAGAATTTTGTGGACATCAAGAGTTGAGTCAGAAACTAGGAGCAGATTTTTATTTTGCTACTCCTTATCATTCGTGGGAGAGGGGATTAAACGAGCATACCAAGGGACTGTTAAGACAATTTTTCCCCAAGGGAACGAATTTTAAAATCGTTAAGCCAGAGGAGGTGGAAAGAGCCGTAAACTTGATTAACAATCGTCCTCGAAAATGTCTTGACTATCGTACCCCGAATGAGGTATTCTATAAAGGTAGATCAGACAGTGATGCAATTCAGACTTGA
- a CDS encoding Rpn family recombination-promoting nuclease/putative transposase, which translates to MKQTTANYDEPWKEALTEYFEAFLYFFFPEVHQLIDWTKTPESLEKELKRITASAKTKKRFADQLYKVWLLRGEEVWILIHIEIQSQYEENFPQRMYIYNYRAFDLYQKPVISLAILGDERVNWRPDSYNYTIAGCEVSLKFPTVKLLDYEESWSELEASSNPFAIIVMAHLKTKATTGKLPQREQWKWKLIRGLYEKEFEREQIIKLFEIIDNMMTLSPELQSSLESKIKQFEEERTMPLVSNMELRGMERGKEIGKEIGKEIGALENARNYVKTVLKTRLGDIPIEIEQAVDKISVLSILDELLKSALTVNSFDELHQLLEQYYQ; encoded by the coding sequence ATGAAACAAACAACCGCCAATTATGATGAACCCTGGAAAGAAGCATTAACCGAGTATTTTGAAGCGTTTTTATACTTCTTTTTTCCTGAAGTTCACCAATTAATTGATTGGACAAAAACTCCCGAATCCCTAGAAAAAGAACTCAAACGGATTACCGCTTCAGCAAAGACAAAAAAACGTTTCGCTGACCAACTCTATAAAGTCTGGTTACTCAGGGGTGAAGAAGTCTGGATTTTGATTCATATTGAAATTCAAAGTCAATACGAAGAAAATTTCCCTCAGAGGATGTATATTTATAACTATCGGGCCTTTGATTTGTATCAGAAACCGGTTATCAGTCTCGCTATATTAGGAGATGAACGAGTAAATTGGCGACCAGATTCCTATAATTATACTATCGCTGGTTGTGAAGTCAGCCTCAAATTCCCAACGGTTAAATTACTGGACTATGAGGAAAGCTGGTCAGAACTAGAAGCAAGTAGCAATCCCTTTGCTATAATCGTCATGGCACACCTGAAAACAAAAGCGACTACTGGGAAGCTGCCACAACGGGAACAGTGGAAGTGGAAGTTAATCAGGGGATTATATGAAAAGGAGTTCGAGAGAGAACAGATAATTAAACTGTTTGAAATCATCGACAATATGATGACTTTATCCCCTGAATTGCAGTCAAGTTTAGAGAGTAAAATCAAACAATTTGAGGAGGAAAGAACCATGCCTTTAGTAAGTAATATGGAGTTACGAGGAATGGAACGCGGTAAAGAAATAGGTAAGGAAATAGGTAAGGAAATTGGAGCGTTAGAAAATGCTCGTAACTATGTTAAAACGGTGCTGAAAACGCGATTGGGTGACATTCCAATAGAAATTGAGCAAGCTGTTGATAAAATTTCTGTATTATCGATTTTAGACGAGTTACTGAAATCGGCATTAACCGTTAATTCTTTTGATGAGTTGCATCAACTTTTAGAACAATATTATCAGTAA
- a CDS encoding carotenoid oxygenase family protein, which translates to MKAWAKSLEKPAVEFSETQLTLLSGKIPDGLRGSLYRNGPGRLERGKQKVGHWFDGDGAVLAVHFHDKGVSATYRYVQTAGYQQESAANQYLFPNYGMNAPGFFWNNWGKEVKNAANTSVLALPDKLLALWEGGFPHKLDLQSLETLGLDNLSSLQAKETFSAHPKLDLSRGEIFNFGVTISAKVSLNLYKSDSTGQIIQKNTFELDRLSLLHDFVLAGQYLVFFVPPIKADKLSILLGFKTFSDAMQWQPELGTRILIFERDSLQLVSESVTDSWFQWHFANGCVNDQGNLEIVFVRYDDFKTNQFLKEVATGETETLAIGKLASITINPLSAKVINQEILSDLSCDFPVVSPQLVGQKWQNTFLAVHRPDSDIRREIIGLPACYNHSTGKLTIAYLENNCYGSEPIFVCDGLSPETGWLIVVVYDGNNHSSQVRIYDSQQLEKDPLCCLQLPSVIPPSFHGTWQEKSEKGAEAISTEKRGFYLENGFL; encoded by the coding sequence ATGAAAGCTTGGGCAAAATCTTTAGAAAAACCAGCAGTGGAATTTTCTGAAACGCAATTAACCTTATTATCGGGGAAAATTCCTGACGGATTGCGGGGTAGTCTCTATCGCAATGGTCCGGGGAGATTAGAAAGAGGTAAGCAGAAAGTTGGTCATTGGTTTGACGGAGATGGGGCAGTTTTAGCTGTACATTTTCATGATAAGGGAGTCAGTGCCACCTATCGTTATGTCCAGACTGCCGGTTATCAGCAAGAAAGTGCCGCTAATCAATATTTATTTCCTAATTATGGCATGAATGCCCCCGGCTTCTTTTGGAATAATTGGGGAAAAGAGGTAAAAAATGCCGCTAATACCTCGGTGTTAGCTTTACCCGATAAATTATTAGCTCTCTGGGAAGGGGGTTTTCCCCATAAATTAGATTTACAATCTTTAGAAACCCTAGGCTTAGATAATTTATCTAGCTTACAAGCAAAGGAAACTTTTTCCGCTCATCCTAAGCTAGATTTGTCCAGAGGAGAGATTTTTAATTTCGGGGTGACAATCAGTGCCAAAGTTAGTTTAAATCTCTATAAGTCTGACTCCACTGGTCAAATTATCCAGAAAAACACTTTTGAGTTAGATAGATTGTCTCTGCTGCATGACTTTGTTTTAGCAGGACAGTATCTCGTCTTTTTCGTCCCACCAATAAAAGCGGATAAATTATCGATACTGTTGGGATTTAAAACTTTTAGTGATGCCATGCAGTGGCAGCCAGAATTAGGAACAAGAATACTAATTTTTGAGCGAGATTCTCTGCAATTAGTCAGTGAAAGTGTTACAGATTCATGGTTTCAATGGCACTTCGCTAATGGTTGTGTGAATGACCAAGGCAATCTTGAAATTGTTTTTGTCCGTTATGACGACTTTAAAACTAATCAATTTTTAAAAGAAGTTGCCACGGGTGAAACCGAAACCTTAGCCATCGGAAAATTAGCAAGTATTACTATTAATCCCCTATCAGCAAAGGTGATTAATCAGGAAATTCTCTCGGATTTAAGCTGTGATTTTCCCGTGGTTTCCCCGCAGCTGGTGGGACAAAAATGGCAAAATACTTTTTTAGCTGTCCATCGTCCCGATAGCGATATTCGTCGGGAAATTATCGGACTTCCCGCTTGTTATAATCACTCCACAGGTAAGTTAACTATTGCTTATCTAGAAAATAACTGTTATGGAAGTGAACCGATTTTTGTCTGCGATGGTTTATCTCCAGAAACGGGATGGTTAATCGTCGTGGTTTACGACGGCAATAATCACAGCAGCCAAGTGAGAATCTATGATAGTCAGCAGTTAGAAAAAGACCCCCTTTGCTGTCTGCAATTACCCAGTGTTATCCCTCCCAGTTTTCACGGTACTTGGCAAGAAAAATCAGAAAAAGGCGCAGAAGCAATCTCAACTGAGAAAAGGGGTTTCTATTTAGAAAACGGGTTTCTTTGA